One genomic region from Vitis riparia cultivar Riparia Gloire de Montpellier isolate 1030 chromosome 17, EGFV_Vit.rip_1.0, whole genome shotgun sequence encodes:
- the LOC117904651 gene encoding transcription factor BIM2 isoform X1, which yields MELPQPRPFGTEGGKPTHDFLSLYHSTVPQDPRPSQAGYLKTHDFLQPLERGEKNSIKEENAIEIRTVDKPPPPAPPPNSSVEHILPGGIGTYSISHISYFNQRLPKPEGSIFTAAQASTSDRNEENSNCSSYTGSGFTLWEETAVKKGKTGKENAVERPIGIEPAVKLGQWTSERPSQSPSNHRSSFSSLSSSQPSGQKNQSFMEMIQSASAKGTQEEEEEDEEEFVLKKESSSNKGDLTVKIDGKSSDQKAVTPRSKHSATEQRRRSKINDRFQMLRDLIPHSDQKRDKASFLLEVIEYIQFLQEKVHKYEGSFQGWNHESAKLMPWRNSHRPAESFADQSRGINSGSGPALMFSAKFDENNVAVSPNISRNTQNPVESDLSASTTFKAMDRHPGLTNKAVPIHMQLQPNIFTPVVGGGGLAQLPPRLAPDAENMASLPQSQLWQSRSSVTTECTVASDKLKEQELTIEGGTISISSAYSQGLLNTLTQALQSSGVDLSKASISVQIDLGNKANSRPTAPTPIIKDNQVPSSNHATARSRVASSGGDSDQALKRHKTCKN from the exons ATGGAGCTTCCTCAACCCCGCCCTTTTGGAACCGAAG GTGGGAAACCAACACATGATTTTTTGTCACTGTACCATTCAACTGTTCCACAAGATCCAAGACCTTCTCAAG CAGGTTACCTAAAAACTCATGATTTCCTACAACCACTGGAACGGGGAGAGAAAAACAGCATCAAGGAAGAAAATGCAATTGAGATAAGAACTGTGGATAAACCACCACCACCAGCTCCTCCCCCAAACTCTTCAGTTGAGCACATTCTCCCGGGGGGAATTGGGACTTATAGTATAAGCCACATTTCCTATTTTAATCAAAGGCTTCCAAAGCCAGAGGGATCAATATTTACAGCAGCTCAAGCAAGTACGTCCGATAGAAACGAAGAAAATTCGAACTGTAGTTCTTATACTGGAAGTGGCTTTACATTGTGGGAAGAAACTGCAGTAAAGAAAGGAAAGACAGGGAAGGAGAATGCAGTAGAAAGACCCATTGGAATAg AGCCGGCGGTGAAGTTGGGGCAATGGACATCGGAGCGGCCATCTCAATCCCCTTCCAACCATCGTAGCAGCTTCAGCTCTCTCTCATCCTCTCA GCCATCTGGGCAGAAGAACCAGAGCTTCATGGAGATGATACAGTCAGCTTCAGCTAAAGGTACccaggaagaggaagaagaagatgaagaggagTTTGTTCTTAAGAAAGAAAGCTCCTCAAACAAAG GGGATTTGACTGTGAAAATAGATGGGAAGAGCAGTGATCAGAAGGCTGTCACGCCGCGCTCAAAACATTCCGCAACTGAACAGAGGAGGAGGAGCAAGATAAACGACAG ATTTCAGATGTTGAGAGACCTTATCCCTCATAGTGACCAAAAGAGAGATAAAGCATCATTCTTATTAGAG GTCATCGAGTACATTcagtttttacaagaaaaagtACATAAATATGAAGGTTCATTCCAAGGGTGGAACCACGAATCAGCAAAATTGATGCCATGG CGAAACAGTCACAGGCCAGCAGAAAGTTTTGCTGATCAATCTCGAGGCATAAATAGTGGGTCTGGTCCAGCATTAATGTTTTCTGCTAAGTTTGATGAGAATAATGTTGCTGTCTCCCCAAACATTTCCAGGAACACACAGAACCCTGTTGAATCTGACTTGAGTGCTTCTACTACCTTCAAAGCAATGGATCGCCACCCTGGACTAACAAACAAGGCGGTACCCATTCATATGCAGTTGCAGCCAAACATCTTCACTCCTGTTGTGGGAGGTGGTGGACTAGCCCAACTTCCGCCTAGGCTGGCACCTGATGCTGAAAATATGGCATCTCTGCCACAATCCCAGTTATGGCAGAGCAGATCATCTGTTACCACTGAGTGCACTGTTGCAAGTGATAAGTTGAAAGAGCAGGAGCTAACTATTGAAGGGGGTACCATCAGCATCTCGAGTGCATATTCCCAAGG GTTGTTGAATACTCTGACACAAGCATTGCAGAGTTCGGGAGTGGACTTGTCAAAAGCCAGCATTTCAGTGCAAATTGATTTAGGTAATAAAGCAAACAGCAGACCTACTGCCCCAACACCCATTATCAAG GATAACCAGGTTCCCTCTAGTAATCATGCCACGGCACGTTCTAGAGTTGCAAGCAGTGGTGGAGACTCTGACCAAGCCCTGAAAAGGCACAAGACTTGCAAAAACTAA
- the LOC117904651 gene encoding transcription factor BIM2 isoform X2 yields the protein MELPQPRPFGTEGGKPTHDFLSLYHSTVPQDPRPSQGYLKTHDFLQPLERGEKNSIKEENAIEIRTVDKPPPPAPPPNSSVEHILPGGIGTYSISHISYFNQRLPKPEGSIFTAAQASTSDRNEENSNCSSYTGSGFTLWEETAVKKGKTGKENAVERPIGIEPAVKLGQWTSERPSQSPSNHRSSFSSLSSSQPSGQKNQSFMEMIQSASAKGTQEEEEEDEEEFVLKKESSSNKGDLTVKIDGKSSDQKAVTPRSKHSATEQRRRSKINDRFQMLRDLIPHSDQKRDKASFLLEVIEYIQFLQEKVHKYEGSFQGWNHESAKLMPWRNSHRPAESFADQSRGINSGSGPALMFSAKFDENNVAVSPNISRNTQNPVESDLSASTTFKAMDRHPGLTNKAVPIHMQLQPNIFTPVVGGGGLAQLPPRLAPDAENMASLPQSQLWQSRSSVTTECTVASDKLKEQELTIEGGTISISSAYSQGLLNTLTQALQSSGVDLSKASISVQIDLGNKANSRPTAPTPIIKDNQVPSSNHATARSRVASSGGDSDQALKRHKTCKN from the exons ATGGAGCTTCCTCAACCCCGCCCTTTTGGAACCGAAG GTGGGAAACCAACACATGATTTTTTGTCACTGTACCATTCAACTGTTCCACAAGATCCAAGACCTTCTCAAG GTTACCTAAAAACTCATGATTTCCTACAACCACTGGAACGGGGAGAGAAAAACAGCATCAAGGAAGAAAATGCAATTGAGATAAGAACTGTGGATAAACCACCACCACCAGCTCCTCCCCCAAACTCTTCAGTTGAGCACATTCTCCCGGGGGGAATTGGGACTTATAGTATAAGCCACATTTCCTATTTTAATCAAAGGCTTCCAAAGCCAGAGGGATCAATATTTACAGCAGCTCAAGCAAGTACGTCCGATAGAAACGAAGAAAATTCGAACTGTAGTTCTTATACTGGAAGTGGCTTTACATTGTGGGAAGAAACTGCAGTAAAGAAAGGAAAGACAGGGAAGGAGAATGCAGTAGAAAGACCCATTGGAATAg AGCCGGCGGTGAAGTTGGGGCAATGGACATCGGAGCGGCCATCTCAATCCCCTTCCAACCATCGTAGCAGCTTCAGCTCTCTCTCATCCTCTCA GCCATCTGGGCAGAAGAACCAGAGCTTCATGGAGATGATACAGTCAGCTTCAGCTAAAGGTACccaggaagaggaagaagaagatgaagaggagTTTGTTCTTAAGAAAGAAAGCTCCTCAAACAAAG GGGATTTGACTGTGAAAATAGATGGGAAGAGCAGTGATCAGAAGGCTGTCACGCCGCGCTCAAAACATTCCGCAACTGAACAGAGGAGGAGGAGCAAGATAAACGACAG ATTTCAGATGTTGAGAGACCTTATCCCTCATAGTGACCAAAAGAGAGATAAAGCATCATTCTTATTAGAG GTCATCGAGTACATTcagtttttacaagaaaaagtACATAAATATGAAGGTTCATTCCAAGGGTGGAACCACGAATCAGCAAAATTGATGCCATGG CGAAACAGTCACAGGCCAGCAGAAAGTTTTGCTGATCAATCTCGAGGCATAAATAGTGGGTCTGGTCCAGCATTAATGTTTTCTGCTAAGTTTGATGAGAATAATGTTGCTGTCTCCCCAAACATTTCCAGGAACACACAGAACCCTGTTGAATCTGACTTGAGTGCTTCTACTACCTTCAAAGCAATGGATCGCCACCCTGGACTAACAAACAAGGCGGTACCCATTCATATGCAGTTGCAGCCAAACATCTTCACTCCTGTTGTGGGAGGTGGTGGACTAGCCCAACTTCCGCCTAGGCTGGCACCTGATGCTGAAAATATGGCATCTCTGCCACAATCCCAGTTATGGCAGAGCAGATCATCTGTTACCACTGAGTGCACTGTTGCAAGTGATAAGTTGAAAGAGCAGGAGCTAACTATTGAAGGGGGTACCATCAGCATCTCGAGTGCATATTCCCAAGG GTTGTTGAATACTCTGACACAAGCATTGCAGAGTTCGGGAGTGGACTTGTCAAAAGCCAGCATTTCAGTGCAAATTGATTTAGGTAATAAAGCAAACAGCAGACCTACTGCCCCAACACCCATTATCAAG GATAACCAGGTTCCCTCTAGTAATCATGCCACGGCACGTTCTAGAGTTGCAAGCAGTGGTGGAGACTCTGACCAAGCCCTGAAAAGGCACAAGACTTGCAAAAACTAA